A region from the Triticum aestivum cultivar Chinese Spring chromosome 3D, IWGSC CS RefSeq v2.1, whole genome shotgun sequence genome encodes:
- the LOC123080770 gene encoding cysteine-rich receptor-like protein kinase 10: MRFLSSVDLACHPRMAVVLLPLLLLLLPLVPPAAAQSWPSCGNSGVYESDSTYEANLRHLSSTLPKKAASSTTLFATDTHGNVPNVIFALALCRGDSNASACEGCLVTAFQDGQDNCPDSKDTTVYYNGNPCMLRFSNKNFLATTDNDKILVIATFASMEMPLNTSIRHDSFRFLLFTLLNNTAQSAANSSRRFTTSRLDVSSLPTVYCLMQCTPDLTADDCAACFQPYSSLTFKHMDDGKGGQILGTRCSMRYEIYPFFQGKPMLRIINLASAVPAINNTLPPVTVYPHQQSQPQSPVAAPPPPEAQASTQELHGRNSHQKALRIIAIAAPLLSIFLCCICCIVWMTRRRKGTDILHDQAATNKLEEDALVSRLEDKSSEFTLFEFSDIFHATHNFSKENLLGQGGFGPVYKGQLPDGVEIAVKRLAAHSGQGFTEFKNEVELIAKLQHNNLVKLIGCCIEGEEKLLVYEYLPNKSLDFFIFDVSRTTLVDWNKRCVIIEGIAQGLLYLHKHSRLRIIHRDLKASNILLDQGMNPKISDFGLAKIFSSNDTQGSTKRVVGTYGYMAPEYASEGIYSIKSDVFSFGVLLLEIISGQRNSGFHQHEDFLNLLGYSWQLWEGGRCFELLEASIAKEIHAAEAREYINIALMCVQEHADDRPTMSNVVAMLNSESFILPEPKHPAYFSLRVSKVDESGNNDVTVCSNNDLTITEEPDGR; the protein is encoded by the exons ATGCGGTTCCTATCATCCGTGGATCTGGCTTGTCATCCACGGATGGCCGTggttctcctccccctcctcctcctgctcctgccCCTCGTGCCGCCCGCCGCTGCCCAATCTTGGCCATCTTGTGGCAACAGCGGTGTCTACGAATCAGATAGCACCTACGAAGCCAACCTCAGGCACCTCTCATCCACCCTCCCGAAGAAGGCAGCATCCAGCACCACCCTCTTCGCCACCGACACCCATGGCAATGTTCCGAATGTCATCTTCGCCCTCGCACTCTGCCGCGGGGACTCCAACGCCTCTGCCTGTGAGGGCTGTTTGGTTACCGCCTTCCAGGACGGACAGGACAACTGCCCCGACAGTAAGGACACCACCGTGTACTACAATGGTAATCCCTGCATGCTCAGGTTCTCCAACAAGAATTTTCTTGCCACCACCGACAATGACAAAATACTCGTCATTGCGACTTTTGCGAGCATGGAAATGCCGCTCAACACCTCGATAAGACACGACTCCTTCAGGTTCTTGTTGTTCACACTTCTGAACAACACAGCTCAATCGGCTGCGAACAGCTCGAGGAGGTTCACCACCTCGCGCTTAGATGTCAGCTCCCTCCCGACGGTCTACTGCCTTATGCAGTGCACGCCCGACCTGACCGCTGATGACTGTGCAGCCTGTTTCCAGCCTTACTCCTCGTTAACGTTCAAGCACATGGACGATGGGAAAGGTGGTCAAATTCTGGGGACACGGTGTAGCATGAGGTACGAGATATACCCATTCTTCCAAGGGAAGCCCATGCTGCGTATTATCAACTTGGCATCTGCAGTTCCGGCGATCAACAACACCTTGCCGCCAGTTACAGTGTACCCGCACCAGCAGTCACAACCGCAGTCACCGGTTGCGGCACCACCACCTCCGGAGGCACAAGCGAGCACCCAAGAACTTCATG GACGCAACTCACACCAGAAGGCGCTGCGGATTATTGCTATTGCAGCTCCATTACTGTCAATATTTCTGTGCTGTATCTGTTGCATTGTATGGATGACAAGACGAAGAAAAG GAACTGATATCTTACACGATCAAGCTGCCACGAATAAGCTGGAAGAAGACGCATTGGTTTCGAGATTGGAAGACAAGAGTTCAGAGTTCACTCTCTTTGAATTTTCTGAcatattccatgctacacacaaCTTCTCCAAAGAAAACCTACTTGGGCAAGGTGGTTTTGGTCCTGTCTACAAG GGCCAGTTACCAGATGGAGTGGAAATTGCAGTTAAAAGGCTTGCCGCACATTCAGGACAGGGTTTCACTGAATTCAAAAATGAAGTTGAACTTATTGCAAAACTACAGCACAATAATTTGGTCAAGCTCATAGGATGTTGCATTGAGGGAGAGGAAAAACTTTTGGTGTACGAATATTTGCCAAATAAGAGCTTGGACTTCTTTATCTTTG ATGTTAGCAGAACAACATTGGTTGATTGGAATAAAAGATGTGTGATAATCGAAGGGATAGCCCAAGGTCTACTGTATCTCCACAAGCACTCTCGGTTGCGCATCATACACAGAGACCTTAAGGCCAGCAACATTCTCTTGGACCAGGGCATGAATCCCAAAATTTCTGATTTTGGGCTAGCAAAAATTTTCAGCTCCAATGATACTCAAGGAAGCACAAAGAGGGTGGTGGGAACATA TGGTTATATGGCTCCGGAGTATGCATCTGAAGGCATTTACTCGATCAAATCTGACGTGTTCAGCTTTGGTGTGTTACTTCTCGAGATCATTAGCGGACAAAGGAATTCTGGTTTCCATCAGCACGAAGACTTTCTTAACCTCCTTGGATAT TCATGGCAGCTCTGGGAAGGAGGAAGATGTTTTGAGCTTCTAGAAGCATCAATTGCCAAGGAGATCCACGCAGCTGAGGCTAGGGAGTACATTAACATTGCACTAATGTGCGTACAAGAGCACGCAGATGATCGACCGACCATGTCAAATGTCGTTGCGATGTTAAACAGCGAGAGTTTTATTCTTCCAGAGCCTAAACATCCAGCATACTTCAGCCTAAGGGTATCTAAGGTAGATGAATCGGGTAATAATGACGTAACCGTCTGCAGTAATAACGACTTAACCATCACTGAGGAGCCAGATGGCAGATAG